One stretch of Vibrio nitrifigilis DNA includes these proteins:
- the modF gene encoding molybdate ABC transporter ATP-binding protein ModF, whose product MRIKQLKHHTGAVDLRIDDWELLPNQHWGVFSTHSHGSSLLVAVLAGLEQPDTGDIESKPEHIGCVSLHEQQKLLDIELANDDTDFMDRIDYGSTVEALIKDAGCTDEELESLLEKTDLVALRQRGFRQLSTGETRRLMLARALATQPELLILDEPYTGLDIAHRATLSELLNELSQTMRLVIVTSREDELPEFITHIALFDESSLSQTMTRNDWLNHPLLEQMRALSESRSEALVELMASEQKEDQYPNPRVIMNDVSVEYVDANIFSGVNWKIEAGQHWQVRGPNGCGKSTLLGLIMGDHPQCYSNDITVLGMKRGGGETIWDVKKHIGVVSSSLHLQYRVNCSALDVLCSGFYDSIGLYQQPSAKEIKLARYWLELLEMEGLAKAGFRSLDYGRQRLLLIGRALIKQPALLILDEPYQGLDFINRKLVYHALNRIASANLTQLLYVTHYEEDALSSIHHFVDFVANDDPAEGYQVKIYQD is encoded by the coding sequence ATGAGAATTAAGCAGTTAAAACATCACACCGGTGCGGTGGATCTTCGTATTGATGATTGGGAATTATTGCCGAATCAACATTGGGGAGTGTTTTCCACTCATAGCCATGGTTCATCTTTATTGGTGGCTGTGTTGGCTGGGTTGGAGCAGCCTGACACCGGTGATATCGAATCTAAACCCGAGCACATTGGCTGTGTTTCATTGCATGAACAACAAAAATTATTAGATATTGAGTTAGCCAATGATGATACCGATTTTATGGATCGGATTGATTATGGCTCGACAGTGGAAGCGTTAATCAAAGATGCTGGTTGTACGGACGAAGAATTAGAGTCGTTATTGGAAAAGACCGATTTAGTCGCGTTACGTCAGCGTGGTTTTCGCCAGCTTTCCACCGGAGAAACACGTCGCTTAATGCTTGCTCGCGCATTAGCAACCCAGCCTGAGTTGTTGATTCTCGATGAACCTTATACCGGGTTAGACATTGCCCACCGAGCGACATTATCAGAGCTACTCAATGAGCTATCGCAAACCATGCGGTTAGTGATTGTCACGTCTCGCGAAGATGAATTACCGGAATTTATTACTCATATTGCGCTGTTTGACGAAAGCTCATTATCACAAACAATGACGCGTAACGATTGGTTAAATCATCCGTTGCTCGAGCAAATGAGAGCGCTCTCTGAATCACGCAGTGAAGCCTTAGTAGAGCTGATGGCTTCTGAGCAGAAAGAAGATCAATACCCTAATCCTCGTGTCATTATGAATGATGTGTCAGTGGAGTATGTCGATGCGAATATTTTCTCTGGTGTGAACTGGAAAATCGAAGCAGGTCAACATTGGCAAGTGCGCGGTCCAAATGGGTGCGGCAAAAGTACTTTATTGGGATTGATCATGGGTGACCATCCGCAATGTTATAGTAACGACATTACGGTGTTGGGCATGAAGCGCGGCGGCGGCGAAACGATTTGGGATGTGAAAAAACACATTGGTGTCGTGTCTTCGTCATTGCATTTACAGTATCGAGTTAACTGCTCTGCCTTAGACGTACTGTGTTCTGGTTTTTATGATTCTATCGGGCTATATCAACAGCCTAGTGCGAAAGAGATTAAGTTAGCGCGTTATTGGTTAGAGCTTCTGGAAATGGAAGGGTTGGCTAAAGCCGGATTTCGTAGTTTGGACTATGGTCGTCAACGCCTATTGCTTATCGGTCGGGCATTGATCAAACAACCTGCATTGCTGATTTTAGATGAGCCTTACCAAGGGTTAGATTTCATCAATCGTAAATTGGTGTATCACGCACTGAATCGAATCGCATCGGCCAATCTCACTCAGCTGTTATATGTTACACACTACGAAGAAGATGCGTTGTCATCGATTCATCACTTTGTTGACTTTGTTGCTAATGACGACCCAGCAGAGGGCTACCAAGTAAAAATTTACCAAGACTGA